DNA from Corvus hawaiiensis isolate bCorHaw1 chromosome 21, bCorHaw1.pri.cur, whole genome shotgun sequence:
TTTGTTGCTAAGAGGTGACAGCCCTCATGGCCCTGTGCCCTCTTGCTCCCACAACCCTGACCTAAGCCGTTCCCATCAGCCCATCCCATGTCCCATCCTGACTCTTTTCCAGGGCAAGGCATATCAAGCTATGCCAGCAATCCCCCTGAGGCTGGCAATTCCTTAAGGGAGTGCCTGGATAAAGCCCTGCAGGTTGTTCCTGCTGAGAAGCAGAGGGATGTCCCCGCCTACCTCGGAGCAACGGCTGGCATGAGGCTACTGAGGtactgctgtggggctgggggtgacagCAGGGATAAAGCTGCAACAGCCACTGCCAGGACAGTTCCTGCACAGGCCCAGGACCCCAGCTCCCCCTGTGCCATGAGAAAACcactggggagggaggggaaggggaaaaggcagcctgggggggacacaggaTGCTCAGGACACAGGCTGAACTGTCCTGAGCAATGTCTGCTGGGACGTCCCAGGATGGTGCTGCATGCCCAGTTCCAAGCAAGAAATGCTCTTCAGAGCTCTGTTTGCTCTTCATTATTCCTTGAAAACAAGGAGATTGGGATGCCACCAGGAGCTGTGCCACCTGCCCAGGTGGGTGGGTGCTGGTGGGGCAGAGGTGGGAGGTGAGGAAGTGCTGCAGGTCCTGCCCTCACCTTTCACCAGCCCCTATTAGCTCTCTTCAAATGCCAGCCTTCATTTCATGGCTCTTGGTTTTATGGCTGCAGAAAGCTCATGTTATTTCTGTGCCCTGGCAATCAGacctgggaaggagctggggcaTAGCCTGAAGGTTGCTCACTTCAGAGAGCAAGAACAGCCCTGAGACATCTTCCCCACTGAGAGGTCTGAACCCAGGCTGGAACCTTCCCAAAAAAACCTGGAGGCCAGCAACCAGCCCTGCCTTGGGCACAGCCAGTGGGTGATGCTCAGACCCGGGCCTTGCAGCACAACCCCCTCTAGCCTCCTGCACTTGGGCAGGGAAGGGTGGCCTGGGAAAGCTCTGGGTGACTGGGATCAAGCTGCACTGGAGGGGAGAGGTTGCTCTTGCCCCTAGATTGGCAATGCCAAGCTGAGACTACTGGGATTTACCCCTCGTGAGCAGCTCTGGCAAGTCACATGGCAGGAAACACCCACTCAGACTGCTTGTTGCAAAGCCTGGGAGTATGTGGAACTGGGAGAGAACCAGACCCTTTCCTTGCATTTCCTCTTGTGTAGCTGGCTATGTGTCCTGTCCTTTGCACCCTTCCTAGGGAACAGAacagctcagcagcagagcaagTCCTGGCCGAGGTTGCTAAAACCATGCAGGAGTACCCTGTGGCTTTCAAAGGGGCTCGAATCCTtacaggagaggaggagggggcttATGGCTGGATCACCATCAACTACCTGCTGGACTCCTTCACCAAGGTGGGAGAGGGGTAGAACACCCACTCCTTGGCTAATACAGCTTCTCTGATTTTCGTTAAGCTTTCTCAGTGCAGGAGAGGTCAGGGTTGGCAGCTTTTGGGAATGATCCAGGGGAAAGAGACACATCCTCTGGCTTGCCCACAGCAAGCAAGGAGGGAGAACTCAGGAACGAGGGTATCTGCTAAGAGCTCAGGGCAATCTCCACACCGTGTGGACAGAGGGACTCTCGGGACAGCGAGgtcagtgcagcacagctgggctttgtctccctgccctgggaagctccatctccctgtgctgctgggagacTCCAGCTGAAGGCAGCTCAGACCAaagctctgtcccagccctgccacagctcaGAGTGGTGCTGGCAGTGTCAGGCTCCTGTGGGGGCTGTTGGAGGATTCTTGGATAGAAATCCTTCCTCTTGCACCGGGACCCCTGCAGCCTCCTCGGGAAGGGCAGGTCCCCAAGCCACTCCCGACCAGCACTTTGGCctggggatggtgactcagAGCCAGGTGAGCCCACAGCACATCAGCACCTGCTGACCACCAGAGAGCTCCCTCTCTGTCCTGGCTCTGATAAATACCCCGGCTGGTGGGGGGGCTCACACACAGAGTGAATTTAGGAACAAAATCCTGTTGCCTTCAATGGGATGAGAATTCTGCTCAGGGCATTCTGTGCtactcctcttcctctcctggcTCTCCCTGGCAGTACTCCCCCAGAGCACACGCGTGGCTTCGTCCGGAGGCAGCCAACATTTTTGGGGCACTGGACCTTGGAGGAGCATCCACTCAAATCAGCTTTATGCCCGAAGGTTCAGCAATGAGCCAGAATGAAGCTTCTGAGTTCACCCTGTATGGGTACAGCTACAACATCTACACCCACAGCTACCTCTGCTACGGGCAGAACGAGATGCTGAAGCGGCTGGCGAAGGAATTAATTGtggtgagaggcagctgaggggtaATTGGCCTGTGGTGTCATGATGCCAGCCACAGAGCTGTCAATGCAGAAACTAAGGACAGGCAGGGCTCTTCTGGAGAGGCGTCAGCAAGGACTGAGAGCAAGGACAGACTCCTTGGAGCATGGCAGGGCAAATGTGGAGAGGAGCACGGACATCAcggaatcacagactggtttgggttggaagggactttagagctcatcttgttccactcccctgccatgggcagggacaccttccactagaccagggtgctccaagccctgtccaacctggccttgggcacttgcagggatggggaaaatGTCAAAAGGGGCAGTTTGGGATCTTCTGGCTTTATATGGTGTACAGAAATGCAggaccaggctcttctcagagGTGCAAAGTGCCAGGAGGgtctggaggagctgcagctgcattttgctGTCCCCAGGAGTCGTTCCCCAGCACACGAGTCCACCACCCCTGCTACCCAAAGGGCTACAACGAGACCGTCTCGGTGTCCTCCTTCCACGCCAGCCCCTGCACCGAGGGCAGCCACCCGCGCCTGCCCCTGGGCGACAGCAGCGTCACCCTGGAGGGCAGGGGCAACGCCAGCGGGTGCCTGGCAGCCCTCAGGAAGCTGTTCAACTTCTCGGCGTGTGGCCAGAGCCAGGACTGCACCTTCGACGGTGTCTACCAGCCCCCGCTGCGGGGGCAGTTCATTGTAAGGCAAACCCGTCCTCCCACCTCCTCGGaagggcggccccggggctggggtgtccctgctgccccctggcactgtcacctcctgcagGGAACGGGGCAAGGAGCTCCCCAAGCACCACGGCCTGAGGGCGTGCCAGGGATTGCTGCTGGGTGGTTTTCCAGCCAAATCCCCAAATGGGACCATGTTGAGAATCAttgaatcccagactggtttggggtggaagggaccttcaagctcTTCTCGagccaccccctgccataggcagggacaccctccactatcccagtttgctccaagccctgtccatcctggccttgggcactccCATGGATTTGTTAATAAAACAGGGGTTTGTCAAACCCCAAGTGTTTGGTGAAAACCCAGGAGTTGAGACAGCAGCCTTCAGGCAAGGCTCTGGCTGTGTGCACCAGCCCCCAACCCATCAcctgctgggacagggacaacAGTGCCCCGGGACTTCCTGGGATGGGACAAACCCTGTGAAGGAAAATCCCACgtcctgctccaggcagctgcCCGGGGTCCCCACTGCAGCTCACCGGTGTTTCTGTCTCTCACCTTGCAGGCCTTCTCTGCCTTTTACTATAACTTCAAGTTCCTGAACCTGACGGAGGGGCAGCCGCTGGCCGTGGTCAGAGAGGCCATCGAGGGGCTctgcaccaggagctgggaggatgTACGTTCCTCAGGATGGAGGCTGCGTGGAAGATTGACAAGCAAAGGGGTCCTGCGTGGGGAGAGGGAGCAAGGCTGCCTGGTTCTGAGCTGTGCCCTACACAGCAGAGCCACCCCTGAGCTCTGTGTGGAGCCAGCACTGTCCTGCATCCACTCGTGGCTCATACACCcttggggaaagggcagccagggcaggcaaGGGCAGCAGGATCTCATctccaggagctggggatggaggtgggaatggggatggaggTGGGTCTGTAGCAAGGGAGGATGGtgagagcagagccagctgctggcaccatGCTGGAGATGAGTCAAATCTTGGAATCATAGAATTCCGGACTGGTTTGATTTGGAAGGCTCATCTTGTTCCATATCCCTGCCATAAGCAGGGACAtatttcactagaccaggttgctctaagcccatccagcctggccttgaacacctcgaGGGATGGggtagccacagcttctctgggcaacaaaTGGGGGTGGATAAGCCCAGGGATGTGTCAGCACCCATTggggcagagagcaggaggcccttgcaggaggaggctgagatGGGAGAatctggggcaggaggagctaCAATATCCATCTGTGTTTCCATGTGGAGTGTAGATCCTCCCCACAGGAGTTGCACTGTATAGAAATCCAAAATCACTGCCTGGCCCAGAAGTCTCCCTCTGGATGCTGGTGACTGGGCAGCCACTGCCGCTCAGGCAGCACATGTCAGGGCTTTGTCTCTGTACAGAAATTGCCTGTGAATAACTTCCCTTCATCCCCAAACATTCCCCACCCCAGCTGTCTTCCAGCTACCCCAAAGAGAATCCCAAGCGACTGCCTAAATACTGTGCCAACGCCAACTACATCCTCACACTCCTGCTCAATGCGTACAAGTTCAACGAGACCAGCTGGAACAACATCTTCTTCCAGATGAAGGTGGGCAGCGCTCCCAGCCTGtgagggggagcagagcagcaccctgttgtggggtgctggggagaACCAGCCCCAtgttggggtgctgggggga
Protein-coding regions in this window:
- the LOC125336521 gene encoding ectonucleoside triphosphate diphosphohydrolase 8-like, with translation MLAKKKPFTSAIVGALVALSIIALVLSLVRVEDVTLPPTVKYGMVFDAGSSHTSLFVYEWDSDKENDTGVVSQTLSCDVQGQGISSYASNPPEAGNSLRECLDKALQVVPAEKQRDVPAYLGATAGMRLLREQNSSAAEQVLAEVAKTMQEYPVAFKGARILTGEEEGAYGWITINYLLDSFTKYSPRAHAWLRPEAANIFGALDLGGASTQISFMPEGSAMSQNEASEFTLYGYSYNIYTHSYLCYGQNEMLKRLAKELIVESFPSTRVHHPCYPKGYNETVSVSSFHASPCTEGSHPRLPLGDSSVTLEGRGNASGCLAALRKLFNFSACGQSQDCTFDGVYQPPLRGQFIAFSAFYYNFKFLNLTEGQPLAVVREAIEGLCTRSWEDLSSSYPKENPKRLPKYCANANYILTLLLNAYKFNETSWNNIFFQMKAGSSDVGWTLGYMLNLTNMVPAEAPARVKGHRPSLWAAAVIFIILTLVLGLAALLLLLWV